gggaaaacatagctatggattttgtagtgggcttaccggcagcgtccaacagggtagactccatatgggtgattgtggacaaactgatgaaatctgctcatttcatccctgttaggagtacttactctgtggataagttagcacaggtttatttggaggaggtagtaaggttgcatggagttccagtgtctatagtgtcagatagaggacctcagttcacctccagattttggcggagtctgcagagtgctatgggtacaaggttggatttcagcactgctttccatccacagactgacggaaaatcagagaggaccattcagaccatagaggatatgctcagaatgtgtgtgttagactttggcggttcttggaggtagcatctacctttggtggagtttgcttacaacaacagccatcatgctagcatagggatggccccttatgaagttttgtatgggaggaagtgcagatcacctgtttgctgggaagaagtaggagaggtggctcttgcagggccggagctagtagagattaccagcagagtggtgcccataatcagagagaggattaagactgctcagagcagacagaaaagctatgcagatatccgcaggaagcagatagagtttcaggaaggtgatatggtattgttgaaggtgtctccaatgaagggagtggttcgctttgggaagaaggttaagctagctccacgatacattggaccctttgagatcttgcagcagatcgggaatgtgtcgtataagctggatttacctgcttctatggagagaattcacccggttttccatgtttctatgctacgaaagttcatgtcagatccaCATAAGGTTCTTCAtgagcctgaagtggagatccttggagatctcacctatgtagagcagccagtgaagatcctagacacgcagatcagaaagctaaggaacaaggaaattccaatggtgaaagtcctgtggaaccaccacaatctagaagagtgcacctaggagacacgggagtctatgctccagcagtatccatatctgttttaaggttagtttctttttttatgtgtttcattgtttgtggaacattcggggatgaatgttcttaagggggggagaatgtaatacccagctagagtccggcatcggaattctactttccggtggtatctcggatgtcggaaccctctagaagggtagtagatatgtttttctaaagaattttagtatgttttcatgttttatgtgtaaaaggaaatgagtttttgaaagaaaagaaccaaggaagaaatgcaaggttcggccgccgaaggtgaaagttcggccgccgaacatgcatggcttttgatctcacgttaggccgccgaaggtggtctggccagccacctataaaaggccctaggtcggtgaatggataagatttcttccattttcacagacagaggtgagaccatgctcttTCTTGGGTGAtgttcatgttttcttcaaatctttcaaagttttgatgagttttatgtggttttgaagcttttgagcaaatcaaccaaaagttttgaagttggagactttgagggagagtttctccatatctccacgttgggatcgtttatcttcttgtttgtaagaggtaagtgaagatcctgaacttcttttcatattttatgcaagttttatggaggtttatgggtagagatgcatgtttaggttaagttgagtttttggtggatttgtggtcaaagcatgcttatgtgtttatttgtgttgtttgttggggttttaagttagttttagacctctttgtgcctatacttgagtatatgcaggttgtggaagtTTGGGTTGCATATGTATGTGAAGTTGGGTGAGTTTGGCTtgaagcagagcagggttctgccttattggcaaacccagtttcggctgccgaaggaaggttcggccgccgaacgtgctgaggaggtggtttcggctgcctaagcttgcccccgaaagtttgaactttcggctctggaggggggtttcggccgccgaaggttagggactttcgtctctggaaaggactttcggcagccaaagtgccgccgaaagagcttgaggttcggctctggaagggactttcggccgccgaacctgccgccgaaagtgccctgtccagccttcttttgcatgttttacttgcttgttttaggatgttttaagggggtttttgggagttttatagagatgtTCTAGAGTTAGTTTGGTGCCTTagtttgagtccacctgtgtaggaacggaccagaggaaccaaagagagcagcagtgagcactgcttcagagtattcagagtcagttcagagtcagccagaggtgagtggaactaaacttaatggttTAACTTGAgacattaaatgcttttagcatgttccatgcatcatgatatgtactaggttatGTGCACTAGACTACACcaaggtgacgcattgcattattctatgcttgtacggatcagacatagtttggattcattagccctccgaTCAAGACCtaaggagccctgagagggccgggcacagagcaccatagggtgcataatcaagtcctgaggagctccttcgcgggccgggcacagaacagagggagttttgaatttgtccgtctgagatgggtgatttacttgtgatgtgatgcattccatatgagcatgtttcttaacatgtttttattgttctactcactgggctagtatagctcatccctctcctttaacccagtcttgcaggatcagagttaagggaaagttcagcagggtacaggaagagtaaagagatgtataatagctagtgtggacatgtactattgtaaagaaatgtttgagtattgtatagtgtagaggatatgcttgacccatgttgtaaatcctttttatatacatggtaTGTTTACTTTATGTAAATGGTTTTATgcgtatgtgaaaaccaggcttaacatagtaaGAGTGGAACCTGTCTAGAgcattgatgagagctctagtaagggggttccatagtacagagatagtgcatgcacaggttgagccttggtacagagtacAATTTTATGTttgtacagaaaatgtatgatcatgtatgggattttacaggtacacagagagtatagcaggcttgctacgagtcccgataaccttaagtcgacctggatcctagcgccggtagcggtccgattttcgggtcgttacagatggtATATGGGCTTTGTTCCCATTGTTCTCACAAATGAGTACCGAGCAAACTGTTTCCTATGCCACAGACAAATACAGGAACAAAACTTTGCCTTCAACAGGTGGGCTTAGCAGTGGGGGAAAGGATAAAAGGATCTTAAATTTTCAAAGGCCTCTGCGCACTCTTTTCCTCAATCACACTTACCTTTGCCTTTTAAAGCCTTGAAAAACGAGAGACATCTTCTTGCTGAATAGAATATGAATCAGCGTAGGGCAATAATTTGCCCATTTAGCTTTTGTATCTCTTTAATGGTCTTgggtgttttcatgttttgaatagTGCTGATCTTTTTAGGGTTTGCCTCTATGTCTCTTTTCGAGATGTATATCCTAGGAATTTCCCAACCTTTACTCTGAAAGTGCATTTTTTCGGGTTCAGCTTCATTCCCGCTTTATCGAGGACATCAAAGACTCTCCAAATATCATCTGGATGTTCTTCCAATGATcgacttttaaccaccatgtcatcgaCGTACACTTCAACAGTTAACCCCATCATGTTCTTAAAGATTTCCAACACCAACCTTTAATATGCAGCTCCTGCATTTATCAACTCAAAAGGCATTACCTTGTAGCAGAACACTCCCTTGTCTGTTATGAATGGAGTCTTTGCTGAATCCTCGGTACCCTAAGATGGCATCGAGGAAAGAGACCACCATGTGGCCTGGGGTTGAGTCTACCAATCTATTGATGGATGACAAAGGGTAATGATCTTTCGGACATGCTTTATTCAGATCGGTGAAGTCCACACATAATCTCCACTTTCCGTTAGCTTTCTTTACCAAAACCACATTGGCTAGCCATGTGGAAGATTGTACTTCCTTTATTAATCCTACACTCAAAAGTTTGTCAACCTCCTCTTTGACCACTTGCTGCCTCTCTAATCACTTGCTGCCTCTCTGATCACCTGTTGCCTCTCTGGTGtgaactttcttttcttctgtTGGACTGGTTTGATATTCTTATCAATAGATAGCTTGTGAGTGATAAGAGTCGGGCCTATACCTATTACATCTTTTAGAGACCAAGCGAAAGTCGACACCCGACTTTTCAACAATTCCACTGGATGAGACCTTACTTTATCGATTAATGTTGTGCCAGATCATACCTTTCGATCCTTTCCTGTCTAGACCTCCTCTACTGGATCTGCCGCTTCTAATTTTACATGAGTTTCTGATTTTTTCAGCAAGTCAATGGGCATGGTAGCTTTCTCGAGACTTTCTATTGGGGATCCGTAACCTTCTTTGGCTAACCTCGGATGGCCTCGGACTACTACTATGCCACCTAGAGCTTgaagcttaagacacatagcacccatgttaataaCAATATCGTGGCAGTTTAGGATTGGATGGCCGAGTATCACGTTGTACACAAATAGGATATCTACTACCACAAACTTTATATATAACTCTCGCCTATATCTCTCTCTCATCACCTAACACCAGAGAGAGGTTGATAGTACCCAATACTGCCACGGTCTTATCTTCCAATCCTACGAAAGGATAGAAAACTTTAGCGAGACTGTTTTTATCTAAGCTCAACTTGTTAACAGCTTTTAAGATGAGAAGATTAACAGAACTACTTGTATCCACAAGCACCCGCCTTACCTCGTATCGATTCAATAGGATCTTAACAATCAAAGGATCATTTTGAAAGAAGCCTACGCTTTATCGGCAGGACCGAACCTTACCTCCTGTTTGGTCAATGGCTCTTGGACAGAGAGGGCATCCCCTGCCTCACACTTATTTTTGCCATTACCCTTATCAAGTCCTCCTTAATGACATGTATCATTCCGGACATTTCGAGAGTGTGGGAAAATGATGGGAAACCGGtcataatccaaatgaataaaaAGGATTCAATGGAGTTCTAGGCAATGGAACTACATGATGTAGATGAGACTTAAATTGATGACGTGACCGAAATGGAATCGAGTTGCGGTTGGTTAGGACATGCAAAGGAGAcaatgtgaggtggtggtgggtgcccacggcAACCActttgacgctcaagtcagtaactGGATGAGAGAAAGTGTAATGGAATGCTTAGAATTTCAGTGTTCAAGAATggcatacctttgtctttgtaGTTATTCTCCCTTTATACTGTAGGAGATTAAGATGAGTATGATATTTCTCTAATAATCCGGTGAAAATTCGGCTATCTGCTTGATACAGGACATCATCAGCTATTTAGGTGGAAATCTCGCAATCACAGGTATAATGGAGATATACTAGACCATGTCTGATAATGATAACTTCGCGTAGGGACTCGCCTTGTTAAGGGAGGGGTGAGTCTTTCAACAATAATTCGGGCGCAAAAGTGTCCGGATCTTCTTTATTTTGGGATGAACTACGTTTTTGGCTCACCAGACTATTGGCCGTTGTTATGTAGCATCAATATGTTATAAAATTTATGTGTTAAATAGTTAGTATCAAAAGTTAAAGATAAAAGAGTAAGGGTGTTAACTATCTTTTTGTGTAAAAGTCATGAATTAAATTATGTATTTGGctattcaataaataaaatatcaaatttaaatatccCTATGTACTTAATTCATATATTGGTAATTGATCATTTATTAAACATAATTTCCTATTACATGCAATGTCAAATAGTTCAATCATTTAATAACTATCAAATGAttacattataaaaattaaatacaaatagTTCAATCATTTAATAACTATCAAATGAttacattataaaaattaaataatactcaAAATACTGAACAAAATCCATTGCCTtcatattttgtttttattttgatttattataTGCATAAATTTCCTTTATAttctttttcaatattcatttaAGTTTTAGATTATAAACtttgtaaataattaaagaatgaTGACTATCGAGCTTCAAATATTTGGGCTGAAGCAGCCCAAATGGAAAGAGCCAAAGCTGAGCTTAATGAGCGTCCAATATGCGACTCTAAACTTTAGACTGGTTCAAGGCTTGTCCAAATAAGACAGACTGGACCTGAACCTAACCATGGAATCCTAGCTCTAAATACTTGTTAGTCTACATGAAAAAGTAAATTATGTGATGTTCGGGATCGTGTTCAAATAGCGTCCGATGGAATTAAATGATCGTCTGACGAGAAAAAATGGCACAATACATCTGTACATACCACCAACGTTACATGCCCAAAAAAAAGATAAAGGAGAAGGAGAATATAAAAATACGAGAGGGAAATAAGATAACTTACAAAAAATTACACATGAGCTTAATCCATTCTTAAATCTCAAccatcaaataaaatatttttttttctttgtattgaattaaattttttttttttaattttatacgaTTATTAAGTTAGTTAAACCattcttattaattattaaaaaattaaggtgcaataataaaaaaagataaataaggtTGTAATATGTCACAAGAATTTAAGGAAGCAAAAAACATTCtatgaataatttatatattggacaaaaataaaataaatcaaaccacATGTACCTTTTTGTTGGCTTACGACCTGCTAACCTTTAAACTGTATTTTTATCGGGCTTTAACCTATTTTTAATGACATCATCTATTTTCTcgacaaaaaaattttaaaaaataaaaaattatgagattcatttattatgatttttattatttgattttacaTTTGAAAGTAAAATTGTAAGGTTTTTAAgtgttaagttttttttttaagggaaaattactttttaatccctgaggtttaacataattaacacttctatccctctattttggcgacccaacacttaagtccttcactttattttctgtccaaattcgtagtccctccgttcaaaatagccgtttgggacacgtgaattgacaaaattaaccctcactaaacccaaacccaaatgcctcttcttcttcttctccttcttcttcctacccttttctgcaacttcttcttcttcttcttctttcttcttcttcttcttcttcttcttcttctgcaactggagaaaacatgaaagagaaaaaaaaaataggaatttcacattaagagaagagtatttctggaaaaaattatcacctctcacttttgactctttaaccaaacggtttaaatggacggaaggactacaaatttggacggaagagaaagtgagggacttaagtgttgggtcgccaaaatagagggatagaagtgttaattacgttaaacctcagggactaagaagtaattttaattttccctttttttaattaatttttttaaaaaaaagtttttttatttaaaattttccataatagtacttttttttctttagaaGTCATCGTAAAGGGAATGGGTATAGATAAATAAGCTTTGTAAACTAATTGAAAATTTCATGCCCATACCATCAGCCATATAGGGGAAAAGAGCCATCTTCATCCTCCACCCAATGATCTCCCAATTTGCATCTCTCTTTCTCTCGCATTCTTTTCCGCAGGGTACCTCTCTCTCGCTCACTTCATCAATGGCTTCTTGTTCTCGGTGGTGGCGTGCACCAATCTATTTCACCATCTCAGTAGTCTTGGCATTCATAGCCATCTCTACTGCCCTGAATTCTCCATCCAACAACACAACTCCACCAACCAGACCCATCAGCCACCATCTCTCGCTCAACGCATCAATTGCTCTAAGGAGATCTGGCTTCAATATCATGGCTACCCTTTTGCTAATCTCCCCTGAAATCTTCCTTTTATCTCCCAACACCACCATCTTTGCCATCAAAGACTCTGCCCTCACAAACGCTTCTCTTCCTCCGTGGTTCTTGAAACATCTCCTCCAATACCATACCTCTCCTCTGATATTTTCACTGGATGATCTGTTAAAGAAACCTCAGGGTAGTTGCTTCCCTACCCTTCTTAGTCCAAAGAATGTAGCTGTTACAAAAGTTGGTGCAAGAGAAAGGTTGGTAGAGATCAATCATGTTTTGGTCTCACACCCTGACATATTTCTTGAAGGAAATGTCGCAATTCATGGCGTTCTTGGACCTTTTTCTTCACTGAGTTCTCAAGATTTTGGCAGGGTTTGGGATTCTATTCAAGCTCCAATTTGTGATGCCAATTCTAGCTTAGTTTTGGATGTCAGCGAAACCAAGAACTTGGTTGAATGGACCAGGATAGTCCATTTGCTAAGCTCTAATGGCTTTGTGTCTTTTGCGATCGGATTGAACTCTGTTCTTGatgggattcttgaagattacAGGGTCTTGAATGCTGTAACAATCTTTGCTCCTCCAGAATTGGCTTGTGTAGCATCTCCTTCGCCAATGCTTGACAAGATTGTGAGGCTTCACATTCTGCCTCAAAGGATTACGTATTCACAACTTGCTTTCTTGCCGGATAAAACAATGTTAAGGACACTGCTTCCTAATCAAGAAGTTGAGATAACTGGAGATCTAAATGTCACAAAAGGATTAGCCGTTAACGGCGTGGAGATTGTAGCACCAGAAATCTTCTCATCAAAGGAAGTCATAGTTCATGGGATTTCCCAGGCTCTTGAGGTGGCTGAGCTTCCTACTACGTCAAGATAGTAGCTTCTagttcaggaaaaaaaaaaagaccataTGAATATTATGCTGCAGAAGATAGTTGTTGATTGTAACAGTCAGGTGGTTTAGTTGGCAGAATACTTGTAGGTAATTTAGCTGGTGAGTCTATTGCATCATGGTTCTGATTCTGCTCTACTCTAATTGTATGTAGTTCAGAACAAAGATGTATTTGGTTAGAGATCATCTGTCATCCGCTTCTCAACTCATTGATAACATGTCAAAAAGAAATTAACTACTGCTACAAGAAAACTCAGATCATTGTTAACTCAAAGTAACTTTGGCAACAATGGTGAGGAAGAGAAAAATAAGTACATAATCACATCCCAAATATCAAGTTTattcaagaaaataaatttgtaCAATGCCAACTTGCCGATATGGAATGTGCTGAAACTGCTCCAGAATTGATTCTTCCTTCAGATGTGGTTGGCAGAAGATTTATCGAAGTGTTAAAGGTGGTAAACGAAAGTTTAAGATGAAAATTGAAGTTAGAGACAGGAGCAAAAGAATCTAACTTAGATTTTTGCAGGCATGATAAGGATCATAGTAACATTATTTGATAGAagtccaaaaaaataaaataacctgGTCTATAAAGGATTGAAGTCCAGACTCAATGCAGTGATGGAACACGAAGGAACAGCTTTGATATATAATGAATTACATCAGAATTATTAGGGCCAGATTATTCCCATGTCATGGATGCCTCTGCACAATGGGAATGCATCCCTGCCATGGGAATCACCCAAATTAATATTTCTGCCAAACACTAGCAGTGGATCTTGAAAGCAGCTACTAGTAGAAAGTAGAAAATGGACATAATAAGAGAAACCAAATGTTGGTCAATTATGTGCTCCATAAATTACATCTAATAACCAAAAACACAATGTTGTTACAGCATGAAAATATTAGAACTTCTTGTACCAAGTTCAATAGAGCCACTAGTCCCCCAAAATTTGCAATCCCTCTGAATAAGAACTGAATATGAACAAAGGTGTTGCATTAAAAAATTGCTCAAGCGAATGACCTACTGACAAACTGTGATTAACCTTAGGCATTACTGTGACTCACTCCTCAATCATATATTCCATCTCCAAGTGCAGAAGACCATTCTGAACACCCTCTTTCCGATAAAAGGGAATGTTATACCTTCTTCTACATTTGCTATAAACTCAATCTCAGTCTTGAATATCAAATGTATAACAGCTCTTTCACTGGTATGCAAACAGCAAACAAGAATTTACTCATCAACAGAGGAACTACTTGCTAAGACAACAAAATTAGTATAACACACAGTTAGCTGTGGATACAAAAACTTTAGACTAATCCAGTTGATTATCCCCAGAGATATAGCTAGCATACACATCTAATCACTAGCTATTGTATTTCCATGCGAAAAAAAATAATCACAAAAATTGCAAGATACAGCCACAACGTTTTCACTAGAGCAAGGAACAAGACAACAACGTGAATTTAGGGTTAGGAAGGAATaaaagaataatgaaaaaaaaattgctgaGGAAACAAATCACATGCGAATTGAGTATACATATGCCCTGCAGTTGGATTAAGGACCAACACCAAGTGAGACTTCCCAGGGAAAAATCGTAAGCATATTTGGAAATTTCAGTGCTTCAACATTTTTTATGCTGAAAACCATAATACTTCCCTTTATCCTTGTCTCCTGACAGTGTTTGGCAggaaaattaatagatttgttTGGGGAAGGCCTTTAAAAAAGGAAATGTTTTTCTAGACATTTATTAATGGGTTGAAGAGATTTTGATAACTTATCTTTCTTTAAGTTATAAAATCTGCAAACGATGCATCAAACCCACAATGGATAGAATCACAAACAGGGAATTCAATACAATCAAATCAGGGAAAGAAGCATAATTACCAAGAGAgaaaggattcatgaaggagaAGAAACAGCAACACTCATGATGATCCTAGTCATCTTCATTCCAATCAATGTAACATTCTTAGCACCAACAAATTTGGATTTCCTAAACAGCCCAACAATGTCACTCACCTCTTCGTTTCCACACTCCTCCACAACTATCACACACACCCCTCCTCTCCTCACCGTCCTCTCCATCTCCCCAGCAAACCTCAATGGAAACAACGCCTCCACCAACCGAGCACTGAAAGCCAAATCAAAAACACCGTCGAAAAATGGCAAATTATTGGGGTCAGCCTTTCTGACAAGAGGTAAAGAATCCACCAACTCAACACCAGTAACATCACTGACACCCATATTATTCAGTGCCATGACTTCGTGGCCAGCACCGGCGGAGACACAGAGGACTCTGGAGTGGTTATGCAAGAGATTGAGGTGTTGGACCTGTGAAAAGAAAGCGGTGAAGGAGGAGACCTGAGAGAGCCAGGACTTGGAGGACCACAGTCGCTGGTTTTTCTTGTCGTGAGAAAGGTAAGGGCGGTTCAGAGCAGGGTCGCAGGTGGAGGAGGGGAATTTGAGGTTGGATTTTGTGATTGGGGTGTCTGGTGGAATGCAGGTTTCTGGGGTTTGGAGATAGAGGTAAAGAAGAGTGATTGTAGCTATGGTTGCACAAGCTACGGAGATTTTGTTCAGGAAATTCTGTACATGAGTTTCCATTGATTTTGTTATTGCAGAGAAATTTAGAAGAGGAGATCGAGCTCTCGTCAATTCGCTAGAGAACAAAGAGGGATCCACCGATCCAGCTGGCTCTACGATGTCGTTTTATTTTGCTCCCTTTAAAAaagcagaaaaagaaaattattttcataatttcacACTCCCTACGGCTACGGCTGCCTTAATACTTCCTTTACCGATGACACTCACACGGAGATaatacaatttaaatttatggtTCTGAATCTTTCCCTCCCTGGGAATGTTTTTCCTGCGAGAGCCTTCAAATTCCTCAGAGTCTCTTCTTTATTGGGTATCCACTCAAACACCTGCTTCGACAGTGACCATTTCTTTTGTAGCTTCAACCCCGTCACTTTCTATGCATCTTTGATTGATAATTCAGTCCACAAGAGCCATTTAAATCAAATTCATGCCCAGTTGCTAGCATCTGGATTGCAGTATAGTGGTTTCTTGATTACTAAACTCGTTAATTGTAGTCTGAATCTCGCGGGAATTCACTATGCGCGTaaattgtttgatttttttCCTGAGCCAGATGTGTTTTTGTGGAATGCGATCATTAGATGCTATTCGAGGCACAGTTTCTTCAATGATGCTCTTGAAATGTATTCGAGAATGCAAATGGCATGGGTGAGTCACGATGGTTTCACTTTTCCTCTTGTCCTCAAAGCTTGCAGTGCCTTGCTGGCTCTTGATGTGGGCCGGGGGATACATGGGCAGGTTTTTAGGTGTGGGTTTGAAGGCGATGTGTTTGTACAGAATGGTCTCGTGTCATTTTATGCCAAATGTGGTCAGATTCAGCAAGCTAATGTCGTTTTTGATAGGTTAAGTAATAAGACGATTGTTTCTTGGACTTCTCTCATTTCTGGGTATGCACAGAATGGGGAGCCGGTTGAAGCTTTGAGGATTTTCAGTCAAATGAGAAAAATGAATGTCAATCCTGATTGGATCGCTCTCGTGAGTGTCCTTAAGGCGTACACAGATATAGAGGACTTGGAACATGGCAAATCTATTCATGGTTGTGTTATTAAAATGGGCCTTGAATCTGAGATTGATTTGCTCATCTCACTTACTGCCATGTATGCAAAATGCGGGCAAGTTAAATTTGCTAGGACGTTTTTTGATCAGGTGGATGTCCCAAATTTGATATTGTGGAATGCAATGATTTCTGGTTATGCAAAGAATGGATATGCTGAGGAAGCTTTGGAGCTCTTTCGTCAAATGATAACACAGAACTTTAGACCAGATTCTATTACTGTGACTTCTGGCATCTTGGCTTGTGCTCAAATGGGATCTCTTGAATTAGCAAGATGGATGAGTGATTATGTCAGTAGGACTGAATTTAGCAAAGATGTTTTTGTTAACTCTGCCCTCATTGATATGTTTGCAAAATGTGGTAGTATCCATTTGGCTCGCATCATTTTTGATAGAGCATTGGATAAAGATGTCGTTCTGTGGAGTGCAATGATCATGGGATATGGATTGCATGGTCATGGCAAAGAATCCATTGATCTTTTTGGAGCAATGAAGCAAGCTGGGGTGTGCCCAAATGATGTCACTTTTGTGGGGCTCCTCACAGCATGCAAAAATTCAGGTCTTGTGGAAGAAGGATGGGAACTTTTCTACCATATGAGGGACTATGGAATTGAACCACGCCATCAGCATTATGCCTGCGTGGTTGATCTTCTTGGGCGTAAGGGGTATTTAGATCAAGCTTATAGTTTTATCAGGAACATGCCAACTCAACCAGGTATAAGTGTTTGGGGAGCTCTTTTGAGTGCATGCAAGATCCATCGCAATGTCACACTAGGAGAGTATGCTGCTGAGCAGCTTTTCTCATTGGATCCTTATAACACGGGGCATTACGTTCAGCTGTCAAATCTTTATGCTTCAGCTCGCTTGTGGGATCGTGTTGCGAAGGTACGAGTGCTAATGAGGGAGAAAGGACTGAACAAGGACACGGGCCAGAGTGTGATTGAGATCAATGGAAAGCTTCAGGCATTTCAATTTGGAGATAAATCTCATCCAAGATCCAGTGAGATTTATGAGGAGCTTG
This genomic interval from Manihot esculenta cultivar AM560-2 chromosome 12, M.esculenta_v8, whole genome shotgun sequence contains the following:
- the LOC110628903 gene encoding uncharacterized protein LOC110628903; protein product: METHVQNFLNKISVACATIATITLLYLYLQTPETCIPPDTPITKSNLKFPSSTCDPALNRPYLSHDKKNQRLWSSKSWLSQVSSFTAFFSQVQHLNLLHNHSRVLCVSAGAGHEVMALNNMGVSDVTGVELVDSLPLVRKADPNNLPFFDGVFDLAFSARLVEALFPLRFAGEMERTVRRGGVCVIVVEECGNEEVSDIVGLFRKSKFVGAKNVTLIGMKMTRIIMSVAVSSPS
- the LOC110628902 gene encoding fasciclin-like arabinogalactan protein 21, with translation MISQFASLFLSHSFPQGTSLSLTSSMASCSRWWRAPIYFTISVVLAFIAISTALNSPSNNTTPPTRPISHHLSLNASIALRRSGFNIMATLLLISPEIFLLSPNTTIFAIKDSALTNASLPPWFLKHLLQYHTSPLIFSLDDLLKKPQGSCFPTLLSPKNVAVTKVGARERLVEINHVLVSHPDIFLEGNVAIHGVLGPFSSLSSQDFGRVWDSIQAPICDANSSLVLDVSETKNLVEWTRIVHLLSSNGFVSFAIGLNSVLDGILEDYRVLNAVTIFAPPELACVASPSPMLDKIVRLHILPQRITYSQLAFLPDKTMLRTLLPNQEVEITGDLNVTKGLAVNGVEIVAPEIFSSKEVIVHGISQALEVAELPTTSR
- the LOC110628901 gene encoding pentatricopeptide repeat-containing protein At3g12770, whose product is MVLNLSLPGNVFPARAFKFLRVSSLLGIHSNTCFDSDHFFCSFNPVTFYASLIDNSVHKSHLNQIHAQLLASGLQYSGFLITKLVNCSLNLAGIHYARKLFDFFPEPDVFLWNAIIRCYSRHSFFNDALEMYSRMQMAWVSHDGFTFPLVLKACSALLALDVGRGIHGQVFRCGFEGDVFVQNGLVSFYAKCGQIQQANVVFDRLSNKTIVSWTSLISGYAQNGEPVEALRIFSQMRKMNVNPDWIALVSVLKAYTDIEDLEHGKSIHGCVIKMGLESEIDLLISLTAMYAKCGQVKFARTFFDQVDVPNLILWNAMISGYAKNGYAEEALELFRQMITQNFRPDSITVTSGILACAQMGSLELARWMSDYVSRTEFSKDVFVNSALIDMFAKCGSIHLARIIFDRALDKDVVLWSAMIMGYGLHGHGKESIDLFGAMKQAGVCPNDVTFVGLLTACKNSGLVEEGWELFYHMRDYGIEPRHQHYACVVDLLGRKGYLDQAYSFIRNMPTQPGISVWGALLSACKIHRNVTLGEYAAEQLFSLDPYNTGHYVQLSNLYASARLWDRVAKVRVLMREKGLNKDTGQSVIEINGKLQAFQFGDKSHPRSSEIYEELENLERKLKEAGFSPHKESVLHDLNDEEIEETLCNHSERLAIAYGLISTSPGTTLMITKNLRACVNCHAATKLISKLMNREIVVRDTNRFHHFKDGLCSCGDYW